The following coding sequences lie in one Bifidobacterium sp. ESL0690 genomic window:
- a CDS encoding SDR family oxidoreductase, protein MSQIQQQRKVIVLGGHGKVALLAEPKLKEAGFSVDAVIRNPAQSDDVRKAGANPVVFDMEHANVDSFAGLFVGAVAVVFSAGAGGGDDVRTHAVDYQAAVNAMDAAEKAGVRRFVMVSYDTADRDPQEMGWPDSFITYAQSKHDADAHLRDSSLEYTILGPGLLTLEPETDKIVLTDDHTMIDDKPATNEQRKTSRGNVAAVIARVLSADVAKRKTIDFYDGDKPIDEVLV, encoded by the coding sequence ATGTCACAGATACAGCAACAACGGAAAGTCATCGTCTTGGGCGGCCACGGGAAGGTGGCGCTGCTCGCTGAACCGAAACTGAAGGAAGCGGGCTTTAGCGTTGACGCGGTCATCCGCAACCCGGCGCAATCCGACGATGTGCGCAAGGCCGGTGCGAATCCGGTGGTCTTCGACATGGAACACGCCAACGTCGATAGCTTTGCGGGCCTCTTTGTTGGCGCCGTGGCCGTCGTATTCTCGGCAGGTGCCGGCGGTGGGGATGACGTTCGCACCCACGCCGTCGATTACCAGGCGGCAGTTAACGCGATGGATGCGGCCGAAAAGGCCGGCGTGCGTCGTTTCGTCATGGTTTCGTATGATACGGCTGACCGCGATCCGCAGGAGATGGGCTGGCCCGATTCGTTCATCACGTATGCGCAGTCCAAGCATGATGCCGACGCCCACCTGCGTGATTCCTCGCTCGAATACACGATTCTCGGCCCCGGCCTGCTCACACTTGAGCCGGAAACCGACAAAATTGTCCTGACCGACGACCATACGATGATTGACGACAAGCCGGCAACCAACGAACAGCGCAAGACCTCACGCGGCAACGTCGCGGCGGTTATCGCCCGCGTGCTCAGCGCCGACGTCGCCAAGCGCAAGACCATCGACTTCTACGACGGCGACAAGCCCATTGACGAGGTTCTTGTCTGA
- a CDS encoding arginine deiminase family protein: protein MCSPVGYKFNDINVITTEWMKKGDTEKNDVMVREWQTLVDAYKDNGIEVVQVEPHPECEVMTFSRDYGCMVKEGAIIGHFRHPARQIETKYYEAKLKEMGVPIIARVNAGCMEGGDFWMLDEHTLAWGEVDRTDEAGVANLREQLWKYGYTVVGVPVNPDNLHLDMCFNIVAPQVALAVIDQLPYQFVKALKRRNFELIPVDAQDVFKHGCNVEAIGNGKVIAIEKNKHINDKMRALGLDVIDVPFDQILHAGGGPHCLTQPIERP from the coding sequence ATGTGTTCACCGGTGGGCTATAAGTTCAACGACATCAACGTCATCACCACCGAGTGGATGAAGAAGGGCGACACCGAAAAGAACGACGTTATGGTCCGTGAGTGGCAGACCCTGGTCGATGCCTACAAGGACAACGGCATTGAGGTCGTTCAGGTCGAGCCGCACCCTGAATGCGAGGTCATGACGTTCTCCCGTGACTATGGCTGCATGGTCAAGGAAGGCGCCATCATCGGCCACTTCCGCCACCCGGCACGTCAGATTGAGACCAAGTACTATGAGGCGAAGCTCAAGGAAATGGGCGTTCCGATCATTGCCAGGGTCAATGCCGGCTGCATGGAAGGCGGAGACTTCTGGATGCTCGATGAGCATACGCTGGCTTGGGGCGAAGTCGATCGCACCGACGAAGCCGGTGTCGCCAACCTCCGTGAGCAGCTGTGGAAGTACGGTTACACCGTCGTAGGTGTTCCTGTCAACCCGGACAACCTCCATCTGGATATGTGCTTCAACATCGTGGCGCCGCAGGTTGCACTGGCCGTCATCGACCAGCTTCCTTATCAGTTCGTGAAGGCTCTGAAGCGTCGTAACTTCGAGCTCATCCCTGTCGATGCTCAGGATGTGTTCAAGCATGGCTGCAACGTCGAGGCAATCGGCAACGGCAAGGTCATCGCCATCGAGAAGAACAAGCACATCAACGATAAGATGCGTGCTCTCGGCCTTGATGTCATTGACGTGCCCTTCGATCAGATCCTGCACGCCGGCGGTGGCCCTCACTGCCTGACTCAGCCTATTGAGCGTCCGTGA
- a CDS encoding NAD(P)-dependent oxidoreductase: MHILICDYPDSMMPDHRLEMQTLKNGLGDDAVIDVLEYDDSRHDEFLKAISKADALLTAFVNVDASVMDAAPNLKVVSLNSTGYDRVDLKEATKRGIGVCPVGEYCTTDVAEAAVAFVLALHKRIKAYGQQIDRDHEWDFSAFPAWPRLQDQSVGIFGFGKIGKATSRKLMGLVKDISVCDPYISNESALAAGVTMKDKDELLATSDVIINIMNLNDTNVGCFNADAFAAMQRKPLFVNVSRGLCVDESALLEALDSGQIRGYAADVLSDETPDLANNALVGRDNVLLTPHSAFYSTTSMEALQRLSCENIVHFLKGEKERVFKLVNAV, from the coding sequence ATGCATATTCTTATCTGTGATTATCCGGATTCAATGATGCCGGACCATCGCTTGGAAATGCAGACGCTGAAAAATGGATTAGGCGACGACGCCGTCATCGATGTGCTCGAATATGACGATTCGCGACATGACGAATTTCTGAAGGCGATAAGCAAGGCGGATGCGTTACTGACCGCGTTTGTCAATGTCGACGCTTCGGTGATGGATGCCGCGCCTAATCTCAAGGTCGTCTCGTTGAATTCCACGGGATACGATCGCGTGGATCTCAAGGAAGCGACCAAGCGGGGCATCGGTGTATGCCCCGTTGGCGAATACTGCACGACGGATGTCGCGGAAGCGGCTGTTGCCTTCGTGCTGGCCCTGCACAAAAGAATCAAAGCTTACGGCCAACAGATTGACAGGGACCATGAATGGGACTTCTCGGCATTCCCGGCATGGCCGCGTCTGCAGGATCAGAGCGTAGGTATCTTTGGCTTCGGCAAGATCGGCAAGGCGACCTCGAGGAAACTGATGGGCTTGGTCAAAGACATCTCAGTCTGTGACCCTTACATCAGCAACGAGTCCGCTCTCGCCGCAGGGGTAACCATGAAGGATAAGGACGAACTGCTTGCCACGAGCGACGTCATTATCAATATTATGAACCTCAACGATACCAACGTTGGCTGCTTCAACGCCGATGCGTTTGCAGCGATGCAAAGAAAGCCGTTGTTCGTCAATGTCAGCCGCGGCCTATGTGTAGATGAGTCTGCACTGTTGGAGGCGCTTGATTCCGGGCAGATTCGTGGCTATGCGGCCGATGTGTTGAGCGACGAGACGCCCGACCTGGCCAACAATGCCTTGGTCGGCAGGGACAACGTGCTCCTGACCCCGCATTCCGCGTTCTATTCCACAACCTCAATGGAAGCTTTGCAGCGTTTGTCTTGCGAGAACATCGTGCACTTCCTGAAAGGCGAAAAGGAAAGGGTGTTCAAGCTCGTTAATGCAGTGTGA
- a CDS encoding zinc ribbon domain-containing protein produces the protein MEQKQYVCVKCGCQNYTSDQFQATGGEFAKLFNVQNKKFITVSCTQCGYTELYRAETDAGMNILDFLMS, from the coding sequence ATGGAGCAGAAACAATACGTATGCGTCAAGTGCGGGTGCCAGAATTACACCTCCGACCAATTCCAAGCGACAGGCGGGGAATTCGCCAAGCTGTTCAACGTGCAGAACAAGAAGTTCATCACCGTCAGCTGCACACAATGCGGTTACACCGAGCTTTACCGCGCCGAAACCGACGCCGGCATGAACATCCTCGATTTCCTCATGAGCTGA
- the arcC gene encoding carbamate kinase — MSTDPRSVLALGGNALGNTPQEQLERVRDTAKALIEMIMHDNEIIVTHGNGPQVGMIQKAFSIASQTGEKIPSMPLPECGAMSQGYIGYHLQQALQNEIKRRGKQWHVSSLVTQIEVDPADPAFSNPTKPVGAFLTEEQMKKASQESPDLKFVEDSGRGWRQVVASPAPLRIVEKPSILNLLDSEFIVICSGGGGVPVVSNKDGMLQGVPAVIDKDLAAAVLAEDVGAQTLCLLTAVDRVAINFGTPQQQDLDDLTTAEARKLCEEGQFAPGSMLPKVLAAIRFAESGPGKVAVIGSLQQAAATLAGTAGTRIHA; from the coding sequence ATGTCTACAGATCCACGTAGCGTACTCGCGCTTGGTGGTAATGCTTTGGGGAACACACCTCAGGAACAGCTCGAGCGGGTTCGTGATACCGCCAAAGCGCTCATTGAGATGATCATGCATGACAACGAGATCATTGTCACCCATGGCAACGGCCCACAGGTCGGTATGATTCAGAAGGCGTTTTCCATCGCGTCCCAGACGGGTGAGAAAATTCCCTCCATGCCATTGCCTGAGTGTGGGGCGATGAGCCAAGGCTACATTGGATATCATTTGCAGCAAGCACTGCAGAATGAGATCAAGCGGCGCGGTAAGCAATGGCATGTCTCTTCGCTTGTCACGCAGATTGAAGTCGACCCCGCCGATCCGGCATTCAGCAATCCGACGAAGCCTGTTGGGGCTTTCCTCACCGAAGAACAGATGAAGAAAGCGTCCCAGGAGTCGCCCGATCTGAAGTTTGTCGAGGATTCCGGCAGGGGATGGCGTCAGGTAGTTGCCTCGCCGGCCCCGTTGCGAATCGTCGAAAAGCCGTCGATTCTCAATTTGCTTGATTCCGAGTTCATAGTGATCTGCTCCGGAGGCGGAGGAGTTCCTGTTGTCAGCAATAAGGATGGCATGCTTCAGGGTGTTCCCGCCGTCATCGACAAGGATCTCGCTGCGGCCGTTTTGGCCGAGGATGTCGGTGCCCAGACATTGTGCCTTCTGACTGCGGTCGATAGGGTGGCGATCAACTTCGGCACTCCGCAGCAGCAGGATCTTGACGATCTGACAACCGCCGAGGCCCGCAAGTTGTGCGAAGAGGGACAGTTCGCTCCCGGTAGCATGCTTCCCAAGGTGCTTGCGGCTATACGCTTCGCGGAATCTGGGCCGGGTAAGGTTGCAGTCATCGGTTCGTTGCAGCAAGCGGCAGCGACGCTTGCGGGTACCGCCGGGACACGCATCCACGCCTGA